Proteins co-encoded in one Brassica rapa cultivar Chiifu-401-42 chromosome A02, CAAS_Brap_v3.01, whole genome shotgun sequence genomic window:
- the LOC103853833 gene encoding sister chromatid cohesion protein PDS5 homolog A isoform X2: MAEEQLKEFGSKLDPPPSSKDSLLKLFKEAAVCLSELEQSPPASVLQSIQPFLDAVIKPDILKHQDKDVKLLVASCFSEITRITAPEAPYHDDIMRDIFQLIVSAFSGLDDVGGPSFGRRVVILETVAKYRSCIVMLDLECDELVKEVFTTFLDVARDDHPEVVVSSMQNIMIVLLEESEDVQEQLLLILLSKLGRNRNDVSDAARRLAMKVIEQCAPKVESDIKQFLISSLSGDSRFSTSQIDCHEVIYDLYRCAPQCLSGVAPYLTGELLADELETRLKVVGLVGELFSLPGRAISEEFSSVFVEFLKRLTDRVVEVRMLILDHIKKCLLSDPSRAEASQIISALSERLLDYDENIRKQVVAVICDVAVSALTSIPVDTIKLVAERLRDKAILVKTYTMERLTELYRVYCLRCTEGKVGTGDFEWIPGKFLRCLYDKDFRSDTIEYTLSSSLFPSDLSVRDKVKHWIDIFSGFDNVETKAFEKILEQRQRIQQEMQKYLSFKQMQQSADAPEMQKKFQFGFRVMSRAFSDPPKAEQNFLVLDQLKDANIWKILNNLLDPNTGIVQAAKIRDDMLKILSEKHSLYEFLGTLSIKCSYLLFSKEYVKEMLSEVSARKASKDNLGIQSCMDFLGLLASYCPSLFDGAEEKLISFLKYDDETIKEGTLKILAKAGGTIRENLIVLSSSVDLLLERICVEGNRKQAKYAVQALASITKDDGLKALSVLYKGLVDMLDDKRHQPAVLQSLGCIAQIAMPVFETRETEIVEFIRSKILKSESEAVDDEKLSWDDKSEICQLKIYGIKTLVKSYLPLKDAHLRTGVDDLLGLLKNILSFGEVSEEIDSSVVDKAHMKLAAAKAVLRLSRHWDDKIPIDIFHLTLKTPEISFPMAKKIFLGKVHQYIKDRVLETKYVCSFLFDITGSNVLVSEEEKQNLADIIQHSYQTKVRKVSAQTDANSVSPYPHSILPYLFHALAHHSCPDVEKCKDVKEYEMIYRQLYLIISLLLHKEEEGKAEDTDKEQECVPTIISIFNSIKQSEDVTDATKSKNSHAICELGLSVINQLTQKEPDLKGEFTPVSLPPTLYKPSEKTEGDNPRVGEEKLWLADETVLAHFSSLKLDGHADSSVIPQTSEHEGMNDEESDDNEIPLGKILERLRAQRTKSREGEKNKSVPAEDESGKTDVDVLKMVREINLDHLRTVDKFESSNGHTHSPGKRSNTGETDQKATKRSAGDGTSVVSVPKRRRSSSGHSPFKFSNSGSKKELHEERDMDSNDENSNREKRLSSRTKKKIFSENHSEDGNCSDRSRSAESGDRLKSSSGSMQKRKRKGVTGLAKCSTEEKKMVTDELIGCKIDVWWPVDKRFYEGTVKSYDSTKQKHVILYEDGDVEVLRLDKERWELVDSGKPTKKTKTSKRSSNKKGSSGSKHKNSDALRRDEDPIPTTPKGKRTPKKYTRHKHPEGTPGSPSLEHEKLESRTKKNRSAAIPVGVVAEETNEKNVESTTELMTEDQEYGKEAAGEEKSESEGKLLKEGEDDDEEEIDLKEAKAESSGNPEGKETDVDNSDSEKKQENDDMETEAEAEDDAEDADADADADASDNETLGAWRSKVAKSSSKKAA, translated from the exons ATGGCTGAGGAGCAGTTGAAGGAGTTCGGATCCAAGCTTGACCCACCTCCTTCTTCCAAAGATTCATTGCTCAAACTCTTCAAG GAAGCTGCTGTTTGTCTTTCTGAGTTGGAGCAGTCTCCACCAGCGTCAGTGCTGCAGTCCATCCAGCCTTTTCTTGACGCAGTTATTAAACCTGATATTCTCAAGCATCAAGACAAGGATGTCAAGCTTCTTGTTGCCAGTTGTTTTTCTGAGATAACTCGTATCACTGCACCTGAAGCGCCTTACCATGACGACATTATGAGG GATATATTTCAACTGATTGTGAGTGCCTTCTCTGGGTTGGATGATGTCGGTGGACCATCATTTGGAAGGAGGGTTGTCATTCTCGAAACGGTTGCAAAATACAGGTCATGTATAGTGATGTTGGATCTGGAGTGCGATGAGCTGGTGAAAGAAGTCTTTACTACTTTTCTTGATGTTGCTAG AGATGACCATCCGGAGGTTGTTGTCTCATCAATGCAAAATATAATGATTGTTCTCTTAGAAGAGAGTGAAGATGTGCAGGAACAGCTGCTACTAATTCTACTCTCTAAATTGGGCAGAAATAGAAAT GACGTTAGTGACGCGGCGAGAAGACTTGCTATGAAAGTCATAGAGCAGTGTGCGCCAAAAGTTGAATCTGACATAAAGCAATTCCTTATCTCTTCATTGTCTGGAGATAGCCGGTTTTCCACCAGTCAAATTGACTGCCATGAGGTTATCTATGATTTGTACCGCTGTGCTCCTCAGTGCCTATCCGGAGTTGCACCCTACCTCACTGGAGAGCTTTTG GCTGATGAATTGGAAACTCGTTTGAAAGTTGTCGGATTGGTTGGAGAGTTGTTTTCCTTGCCTGGACGTGCCATCTCCGAAGAGTTCAGTTCAGTTTTTGTGGAGTTTTTGAAAAGGCTGACTGATAGAGTAGTTGAAGTTAGAATGCTCATCCTTGACCATATTAAGAAGTGTTTGCTCTCAGATCCTTCGAGAGCCGAGGCTTCCCAAATTATAT CTGCTCTTAGTGAACGGCTCTTGGATTATGATGAGAATATCCGCAAACAAGTCGTTGCTGTTATTTGTGATGTGGCTGTGAGTGCACTGACGTCGATTCCCGTTGACACTATAAAGTTGGTTGCTGAAAGGCTCCGAGACAAAGCT ATACTCGTAAAAACATACACAATGGAAAGGTTGACTGAACTATACCGGGTCTATTGCTTACGGTGTACTGAAGGGAAGGTAGGCACTGGCGACTTTGAATGGATTCCTGGAAAATTTTTGAGATGTCTTTATGACAAAGATTTCAG ATCAGATACAATTGAATATACTCTCTCCAGTTCACTGTTTCCAAGTGATTTATCTGTTAGAGATAAAGTTAAGCATTGGATAGACATATTTTCCGGATTTGATAACGTGGAGACAAAAGCTTTTGAGAAAATACTGGAGCAAAGGCAAAG GATACAACAAGAAATGCAAAAATATTTGTCATTCAAGCAGATGCAACAG AGTGCTGATGCTCCCGAGATGCAGAAAAAGTTTCAGTTTGGATTCAGAGTTATGTCGCGTGCATTTTCTGATCCCCCAAAGGCTGAGCAGAACTTTTTGGTTCTTGATCAACTGAAAGATGCTAATATCTGGAAGATCTTGAATAATCTGCTCGATCCCAACACTGGCATAGTACAAGCGGCCAAGATTCGG GATGATATGCTCAAAATACTTTCTGAAAAGCACAGTCTCTATGAATTTCTCGGCACTCTCTCCATAAAGTGTTCCTATCTCCTATTCAGTAAGGAATATGTGAAAGAGATGCTGTCAGAAGTCTCTGCTAGAAAGGCTTCTAAAGATAATTTGGGCATTCAATCCTGCATGGACTTCTTAGGG CTTCTCGCAAGTTACTGTCCATCACTGTTTGACGGAGCTGAAGAAAAACTGATAAGTTTCCTTAAATATGATGATGAAACTATAAAGGAAGGCACTCTTAAAATTCTGGCGAAGGCAGGTGGTACTATTCGGGAGAATCTCATTGTGTTATCGAG TTCGGTGGACCTGTTGCTGGAGAGGATCTGTGTAGAAGGTAACCGTAAGCAGGCCAAGTATGCTGTGCAAGCACTAGCATCAATAACAAAGGATGATGGCTTGAAGGCGCTATCGGTTCTATACAAG GGACTCGTGGACATGCTGGACGACAAGAGGCATCAGCCAGCTGTTCTACAGAGTCTTGGATGTATAGCACAGATTGCGATGCCAGTCTTTGAGACTAGAGAAACTGAAATCGTTGAGTTTATTAGAAGCAAAATCCTCAAAAGCGAAAGT GAAGCAGTAGATGACGAGAAGTTATCCTGGGATGACAAAAGTGAAATTTGTCAACTGAAG ATATATGGAATCAAGACATTGGTTAAGAGCTACTTGCCGCTCAAGGATGCTCATCTTCGCACGGGTGTTGATGACCTTCTTGGATTACTGAAAAACATTCTTTCCTTTGGGGAAGTATCTGAAGAgatagactcaag CGTTGTTGACAAAGCCCATATGAAACTAGCTGCTGCAAAGGCAGTCCTCCGCCTTTCTAGACACTGGGACGATAAGATACCGATTGATATCTTCCATTTAACACTAAAAACCCCTGAG ATATCATTTCCTATGGCTAAGAAAATATTCCTTGGGAAAGTTCACCAGTATATAAAGGATCGAGTTTTGGAGACAAAGTATGTCTGTTCATTCTTATTCGACATCACTGGATCAAATGTACTGGTGTCAGAGGAG GAGAAACAGAACCTGGCTGATATCATTCAACATTCTTACCAAACAAAAGTGCGGAAAGTCTCTGCTCAGACTGATGCAAATTCGGTTTCTCCATACCCTCATAGTATCCTACCTTACCTGTTTCACGCACTTGCGCATCATTCTTGTCCTGACGTCGAAAAATGCAAAGATGTGAAGGAATATGAAATGATATATCG CCAATTATACTTGATCATTTCTCTGTTACTGCATAAAGAGGAAGAAGGGAAGGCTGAAGATACTGACAAAGAACAGGAGTGCGTTCCCACCATTATCTCTATCTTCAATAGTATAAAACAGTCAGAAGATGTCACTGATGCAACAAAGTCAAAG aACTCACATGCGATCTGTGAGCTCGGGCTGTCAGTAATCAATCAGTTAACTCAGAAAGAGCCTGATCTAAAAGGGGAGTTCACGCCTGTATCGCTGCCTCCAACACTTTACAAACCTTCTGAAAAAACTGAAGGTGACAACCCTCGG GTTGGTGAAGAGAAATTGTGGCTAGCTGATGAAACTGTCTTGGCACACTTCAGTTCTCTCAAGTTGGACGGTCATGCTGATTCATCT GTGATACCTCAAACTTCAGAGCACGAGGGTATGAATGATGAGGAAAGTGATGACAATGAAATTCCTCTGGGTAAAATATTAGAGCGATTGAGAGCTCAGAGAACCAAGAGTAGAGAGGGGGAAAAGAACAAATCTGTTCCAGCTGAAGATGAGAGCGGTAAAACTGATGTCGACGTTTTGAAAATGGTGAGGGAGATAAATCTGGACCACTTGCGCACGGTGGATAAATTTGAGTCCAGTAATGGACACACACATTCCCCTGGCAAGAGATCAAACACAGGTGAAACGGATCAGAAGGCTACCAAAAGGAGTGCTGGGGATGGAACATCAGTAGTTTCAGTCCCTAAACGCCGGAGATCTTCTTCTGGCCATAGTCCTTTCAAGTTCTCAAATAGTGGCTCTAAAAAAGAGTTGCATGAAGAGAGAGATATGGACTCGAATGATGAAAATTCAAACCGGGAAAAGAGATTGTCTTCCCGAACGAAAAAGAAAATCTTCTCAGAAAATCATAGTGAAGATGGCAACTGCAGTGATAGG AGTAGGTCAGCAGAAAGTGGCGATAGATTGAAGTCTTCCTCTGGATCAATGCAGAAGCGGAAAAGAAAAGGCGTCACAGGACTGGCTAAG TGCTCTACGGAAGAAAAGAAAATGGTCACTGATGAGCTAATCGGTTGCAAAATAGATGTTTGGTGGCCTGTGGATAAGCG GTTTTATGAAGGCACGGTAAAATCTTATGATTCGACGAAACAGAAGCATGTG ATACTCTATGAGGATGGAGATGTTGAAGTCCTTCGCCTCGATAAAGAACGATGGGAGCTCGTAGACTCGGGAAAGCCCACAAAG AAGACCAAGACATCAAAGCGAAGTTCTAATAAGAAAGG aTCTTCTGGAAGTAAGCATAAGAATTCAGATGCCTTGCGAAGGGATGAAGACCCTATTCCTACTAC GCCAAAAGGGAAAAGAACCCCAAAGAAATACACAAGGCATAAGCACCCGGAAGGAACACCAGGAAGTCCCTCTTTAGAACATGAGAAACTAGAGAGCAGAACCAAGAAAAACCGATCTGCTGCCATTCCAG TCGGTGTAGTTGCTGAAGaaacaaatgaaaagaatgtGGAATCAACCACAGAGCTGATGACAGAGGACCAGGAATATGGTAAGGAGGCGGCTGGCGAAGAGAAATCAGAGTCCGAAGGAAAGTTGTTGAAAGAAGGcgaggatgatgatgaggaggaaATTGATTTAAAGGAGGCAAAAGCAGAGTCGAGTGGAAACCCCGAGGGGAAAGAAACTGATGTTGACAACTCAGATTCtgagaagaaacaagaaaacGATGATATGGAGACagaagctgaagctgaagaTGATGCGGAGGATGCTGATGCTGATGCTGATGCTGATGCTTCTGACAATGAGACTCTT GGAGCGTGGAGAAGCAAAGTGGCTAAGTCAAGCTCCAAGAAAGCAGCATAG
- the LOC103853834 gene encoding protein C2-DOMAIN ABA-RELATED 11, with translation MVEPLGQLQVTVIRGKKLAIRDFKSSDPYVIVKLGNETAKTKVINNCLNPVWDEELSFTLKDPAAVLSLEVFDKDRFKADDKMGHATLSLQPLISVARLRHIVHVSSGETTLRKVLPDSDNCLSRESTISCIDGEVVQSVWLKLCAVESGEIELKIKLIDPPGGTKDH, from the exons ATGGTCGAGCCACTAGGACAGCTCCAGGTGACTGTGATTAGAGGAAAGAAACTGGCGATCCGAGACTTCAAGTCAAGTGATCCTTACGTGATAGTCAAGTTGGGAAATGAG ACAGCCAAGACCAAAGTGATCAACAATTGCTTGAACCCTGTGTGGGATGAGGAACTGAGCTTTACACTCAAAGATCCTGCAGCAGTTCTCTCATTG GAAGTGTTTGACAAAGATAGGTTCAAGGCAGATGACAAGATGGGTCATGCCACTCTCAGCCTTCAACCACTCATCTCAGTAGCCAGACTAAGGCATATAGTGCACGTCTCCTCTGGCGAGACAACGCTTAGGAAAGTGTTACCGGATTCAGACAACTGCTTATCTCGTGAGAGCACAATCAGTTGCATAGACGGAGAGGTGGTGCAGAGCGTGTGGCTGAAGCTGTGCGCTGTTGAATCGGGTGAGATTGAGTTGAAGATCAAGCTGATTGATCCTCCTGGTGGAACAAAGGATCATTAG
- the LOC103853833 gene encoding sister chromatid cohesion protein PDS5 homolog A isoform X1 — protein sequence MAEEQLKEFGSKLDPPPSSKDSLLKLFKEAAVCLSELEQSPPASVLQSIQPFLDAVIKPDILKHQDKDVKLLVASCFSEITRITAPEAPYHDDIMRDIFQLIVSAFSGLDDVGGPSFGRRVVILETVAKYRSCIVMLDLECDELVKEVFTTFLDVARDDHPEVVVSSMQNIMIVLLEESEDVQEQLLLILLSKLGRNRNDVSDAARRLAMKVIEQCAPKVESDIKQFLISSLSGDSRFSTSQIDCHEVIYDLYRCAPQCLSGVAPYLTGELLADELETRLKVVGLVGELFSLPGRAISEEFSSVFVEFLKRLTDRVVEVRMLILDHIKKCLLSDPSRAEASQIISALSERLLDYDENIRKQVVAVICDVAVSALTSIPVDTIKLVAERLRDKAILVKTYTMERLTELYRVYCLRCTEGKVGTGDFEWIPGKFLRCLYDKDFRSDTIEYTLSSSLFPSDLSVRDKVKHWIDIFSGFDNVETKAFEKILEQRQRIQQEMQKYLSFKQMQQSADAPEMQKKFQFGFRVMSRAFSDPPKAEQNFLVLDQLKDANIWKILNNLLDPNTGIVQAAKIRDDMLKILSEKHSLYEFLGTLSIKCSYLLFSKEYVKEMLSEVSARKASKDNLGIQSCMDFLGLLASYCPSLFDGAEEKLISFLKYDDETIKEGTLKILAKAGGTIRENLIVLSSSVDLLLERICVEGNRKQAKYAVQALASITKDDGLKALSVLYKGLVDMLDDKRHQPAVLQSLGCIAQIAMPVFETRETEIVEFIRSKILKSESEAVDDEKLSWDDKSEICQLKIYGIKTLVKSYLPLKDAHLRTGVDDLLGLLKNILSFGEVSEEIDSSVVDKAHMKLAAAKAVLRLSRHWDDKIPIDIFHLTLKTPEISFPMAKKIFLGKVHQYIKDRVLETKYVCSFLFDITGSNVLVSEEEKQNLADIIQHSYQTKVRKVSAQTDANSVSPYPHSILPYLFHALAHHSCPDVEKCKDVKEYEMIYRQLYLIISLLLHKEEEGKAEDTDKEQECVPTIISIFNSIKQSEDVTDATKSKNSHAICELGLSVINQLTQKEPDLKGEFTPVSLPPTLYKPSEKTEGDNPRVGEEKLWLADETVLAHFSSLKLDGHADSSVIPQTSEHEGMNDEESDDNEIPLGKILERLRAQRTKSREGEKNKSVPAEDESGKTDVDVLKMVREINLDHLRTVDKFESSNGHTHSPGKRSNTGETDQKATKRSAGDGTSVVSVPKRRRSSSGHSPFKFSNSGSKKELHEERDMDSNDENSNREKRLSSRTKKKIFSENHSEDGNCSDRRKQSRSAESGDRLKSSSGSMQKRKRKGVTGLAKCSTEEKKMVTDELIGCKIDVWWPVDKRFYEGTVKSYDSTKQKHVILYEDGDVEVLRLDKERWELVDSGKPTKKTKTSKRSSNKKGSSGSKHKNSDALRRDEDPIPTTPKGKRTPKKYTRHKHPEGTPGSPSLEHEKLESRTKKNRSAAIPVGVVAEETNEKNVESTTELMTEDQEYGKEAAGEEKSESEGKLLKEGEDDDEEEIDLKEAKAESSGNPEGKETDVDNSDSEKKQENDDMETEAEAEDDAEDADADADADASDNETLGAWRSKVAKSSSKKAA from the exons ATGGCTGAGGAGCAGTTGAAGGAGTTCGGATCCAAGCTTGACCCACCTCCTTCTTCCAAAGATTCATTGCTCAAACTCTTCAAG GAAGCTGCTGTTTGTCTTTCTGAGTTGGAGCAGTCTCCACCAGCGTCAGTGCTGCAGTCCATCCAGCCTTTTCTTGACGCAGTTATTAAACCTGATATTCTCAAGCATCAAGACAAGGATGTCAAGCTTCTTGTTGCCAGTTGTTTTTCTGAGATAACTCGTATCACTGCACCTGAAGCGCCTTACCATGACGACATTATGAGG GATATATTTCAACTGATTGTGAGTGCCTTCTCTGGGTTGGATGATGTCGGTGGACCATCATTTGGAAGGAGGGTTGTCATTCTCGAAACGGTTGCAAAATACAGGTCATGTATAGTGATGTTGGATCTGGAGTGCGATGAGCTGGTGAAAGAAGTCTTTACTACTTTTCTTGATGTTGCTAG AGATGACCATCCGGAGGTTGTTGTCTCATCAATGCAAAATATAATGATTGTTCTCTTAGAAGAGAGTGAAGATGTGCAGGAACAGCTGCTACTAATTCTACTCTCTAAATTGGGCAGAAATAGAAAT GACGTTAGTGACGCGGCGAGAAGACTTGCTATGAAAGTCATAGAGCAGTGTGCGCCAAAAGTTGAATCTGACATAAAGCAATTCCTTATCTCTTCATTGTCTGGAGATAGCCGGTTTTCCACCAGTCAAATTGACTGCCATGAGGTTATCTATGATTTGTACCGCTGTGCTCCTCAGTGCCTATCCGGAGTTGCACCCTACCTCACTGGAGAGCTTTTG GCTGATGAATTGGAAACTCGTTTGAAAGTTGTCGGATTGGTTGGAGAGTTGTTTTCCTTGCCTGGACGTGCCATCTCCGAAGAGTTCAGTTCAGTTTTTGTGGAGTTTTTGAAAAGGCTGACTGATAGAGTAGTTGAAGTTAGAATGCTCATCCTTGACCATATTAAGAAGTGTTTGCTCTCAGATCCTTCGAGAGCCGAGGCTTCCCAAATTATAT CTGCTCTTAGTGAACGGCTCTTGGATTATGATGAGAATATCCGCAAACAAGTCGTTGCTGTTATTTGTGATGTGGCTGTGAGTGCACTGACGTCGATTCCCGTTGACACTATAAAGTTGGTTGCTGAAAGGCTCCGAGACAAAGCT ATACTCGTAAAAACATACACAATGGAAAGGTTGACTGAACTATACCGGGTCTATTGCTTACGGTGTACTGAAGGGAAGGTAGGCACTGGCGACTTTGAATGGATTCCTGGAAAATTTTTGAGATGTCTTTATGACAAAGATTTCAG ATCAGATACAATTGAATATACTCTCTCCAGTTCACTGTTTCCAAGTGATTTATCTGTTAGAGATAAAGTTAAGCATTGGATAGACATATTTTCCGGATTTGATAACGTGGAGACAAAAGCTTTTGAGAAAATACTGGAGCAAAGGCAAAG GATACAACAAGAAATGCAAAAATATTTGTCATTCAAGCAGATGCAACAG AGTGCTGATGCTCCCGAGATGCAGAAAAAGTTTCAGTTTGGATTCAGAGTTATGTCGCGTGCATTTTCTGATCCCCCAAAGGCTGAGCAGAACTTTTTGGTTCTTGATCAACTGAAAGATGCTAATATCTGGAAGATCTTGAATAATCTGCTCGATCCCAACACTGGCATAGTACAAGCGGCCAAGATTCGG GATGATATGCTCAAAATACTTTCTGAAAAGCACAGTCTCTATGAATTTCTCGGCACTCTCTCCATAAAGTGTTCCTATCTCCTATTCAGTAAGGAATATGTGAAAGAGATGCTGTCAGAAGTCTCTGCTAGAAAGGCTTCTAAAGATAATTTGGGCATTCAATCCTGCATGGACTTCTTAGGG CTTCTCGCAAGTTACTGTCCATCACTGTTTGACGGAGCTGAAGAAAAACTGATAAGTTTCCTTAAATATGATGATGAAACTATAAAGGAAGGCACTCTTAAAATTCTGGCGAAGGCAGGTGGTACTATTCGGGAGAATCTCATTGTGTTATCGAG TTCGGTGGACCTGTTGCTGGAGAGGATCTGTGTAGAAGGTAACCGTAAGCAGGCCAAGTATGCTGTGCAAGCACTAGCATCAATAACAAAGGATGATGGCTTGAAGGCGCTATCGGTTCTATACAAG GGACTCGTGGACATGCTGGACGACAAGAGGCATCAGCCAGCTGTTCTACAGAGTCTTGGATGTATAGCACAGATTGCGATGCCAGTCTTTGAGACTAGAGAAACTGAAATCGTTGAGTTTATTAGAAGCAAAATCCTCAAAAGCGAAAGT GAAGCAGTAGATGACGAGAAGTTATCCTGGGATGACAAAAGTGAAATTTGTCAACTGAAG ATATATGGAATCAAGACATTGGTTAAGAGCTACTTGCCGCTCAAGGATGCTCATCTTCGCACGGGTGTTGATGACCTTCTTGGATTACTGAAAAACATTCTTTCCTTTGGGGAAGTATCTGAAGAgatagactcaag CGTTGTTGACAAAGCCCATATGAAACTAGCTGCTGCAAAGGCAGTCCTCCGCCTTTCTAGACACTGGGACGATAAGATACCGATTGATATCTTCCATTTAACACTAAAAACCCCTGAG ATATCATTTCCTATGGCTAAGAAAATATTCCTTGGGAAAGTTCACCAGTATATAAAGGATCGAGTTTTGGAGACAAAGTATGTCTGTTCATTCTTATTCGACATCACTGGATCAAATGTACTGGTGTCAGAGGAG GAGAAACAGAACCTGGCTGATATCATTCAACATTCTTACCAAACAAAAGTGCGGAAAGTCTCTGCTCAGACTGATGCAAATTCGGTTTCTCCATACCCTCATAGTATCCTACCTTACCTGTTTCACGCACTTGCGCATCATTCTTGTCCTGACGTCGAAAAATGCAAAGATGTGAAGGAATATGAAATGATATATCG CCAATTATACTTGATCATTTCTCTGTTACTGCATAAAGAGGAAGAAGGGAAGGCTGAAGATACTGACAAAGAACAGGAGTGCGTTCCCACCATTATCTCTATCTTCAATAGTATAAAACAGTCAGAAGATGTCACTGATGCAACAAAGTCAAAG aACTCACATGCGATCTGTGAGCTCGGGCTGTCAGTAATCAATCAGTTAACTCAGAAAGAGCCTGATCTAAAAGGGGAGTTCACGCCTGTATCGCTGCCTCCAACACTTTACAAACCTTCTGAAAAAACTGAAGGTGACAACCCTCGG GTTGGTGAAGAGAAATTGTGGCTAGCTGATGAAACTGTCTTGGCACACTTCAGTTCTCTCAAGTTGGACGGTCATGCTGATTCATCT GTGATACCTCAAACTTCAGAGCACGAGGGTATGAATGATGAGGAAAGTGATGACAATGAAATTCCTCTGGGTAAAATATTAGAGCGATTGAGAGCTCAGAGAACCAAGAGTAGAGAGGGGGAAAAGAACAAATCTGTTCCAGCTGAAGATGAGAGCGGTAAAACTGATGTCGACGTTTTGAAAATGGTGAGGGAGATAAATCTGGACCACTTGCGCACGGTGGATAAATTTGAGTCCAGTAATGGACACACACATTCCCCTGGCAAGAGATCAAACACAGGTGAAACGGATCAGAAGGCTACCAAAAGGAGTGCTGGGGATGGAACATCAGTAGTTTCAGTCCCTAAACGCCGGAGATCTTCTTCTGGCCATAGTCCTTTCAAGTTCTCAAATAGTGGCTCTAAAAAAGAGTTGCATGAAGAGAGAGATATGGACTCGAATGATGAAAATTCAAACCGGGAAAAGAGATTGTCTTCCCGAACGAAAAAGAAAATCTTCTCAGAAAATCATAGTGAAGATGGCAACTGCAGTGATAGG cgGAAGCAGAGTAGGTCAGCAGAAAGTGGCGATAGATTGAAGTCTTCCTCTGGATCAATGCAGAAGCGGAAAAGAAAAGGCGTCACAGGACTGGCTAAG TGCTCTACGGAAGAAAAGAAAATGGTCACTGATGAGCTAATCGGTTGCAAAATAGATGTTTGGTGGCCTGTGGATAAGCG GTTTTATGAAGGCACGGTAAAATCTTATGATTCGACGAAACAGAAGCATGTG ATACTCTATGAGGATGGAGATGTTGAAGTCCTTCGCCTCGATAAAGAACGATGGGAGCTCGTAGACTCGGGAAAGCCCACAAAG AAGACCAAGACATCAAAGCGAAGTTCTAATAAGAAAGG aTCTTCTGGAAGTAAGCATAAGAATTCAGATGCCTTGCGAAGGGATGAAGACCCTATTCCTACTAC GCCAAAAGGGAAAAGAACCCCAAAGAAATACACAAGGCATAAGCACCCGGAAGGAACACCAGGAAGTCCCTCTTTAGAACATGAGAAACTAGAGAGCAGAACCAAGAAAAACCGATCTGCTGCCATTCCAG TCGGTGTAGTTGCTGAAGaaacaaatgaaaagaatgtGGAATCAACCACAGAGCTGATGACAGAGGACCAGGAATATGGTAAGGAGGCGGCTGGCGAAGAGAAATCAGAGTCCGAAGGAAAGTTGTTGAAAGAAGGcgaggatgatgatgaggaggaaATTGATTTAAAGGAGGCAAAAGCAGAGTCGAGTGGAAACCCCGAGGGGAAAGAAACTGATGTTGACAACTCAGATTCtgagaagaaacaagaaaacGATGATATGGAGACagaagctgaagctgaagaTGATGCGGAGGATGCTGATGCTGATGCTGATGCTGATGCTTCTGACAATGAGACTCTT GGAGCGTGGAGAAGCAAAGTGGCTAAGTCAAGCTCCAAGAAAGCAGCATAG